One stretch of Novosphingobium pentaromativorans US6-1 DNA includes these proteins:
- a CDS encoding amidohydrolase family protein, producing the protein MDNWLINGRLADGSPLAIGIADGRIKRLCAAAPNFVAGAVHDLAGRLVVPPFIDGHIHLDKSFLPGDWQPHRACTGAFDVRERVAFEKAALANARPVRERAMALAELALGNGTLHLRTHADVDMKAGLSNVEALLDLREAMADAMTVQIVAFPQSGILSDPGTADLLSAAVDAGADLVGGIDPVGFDGAQDDHLDIVFGIADRKGVPIDIHLHDFGMVGIAQIEDIAQRTQALGMGGRVTVSHAYALGDVPLDVARRTGALLARAGVAIMTNGPGPQPCPPVAALAQEGVLLFSGSDNVRDAWWPYGDADMLERAMMVGYRAGLYTDKELELAFAMVTGNAARALGLRDYGLAEGMPADFVVLNAQSVAEAVVARPRQREIWRGGCRIASEERKIDAE; encoded by the coding sequence ATGGACAACTGGTTAATCAACGGCCGCTTAGCGGACGGCTCACCCCTGGCGATCGGCATCGCCGATGGCCGCATAAAGCGTTTGTGCGCAGCTGCACCCAACTTCGTGGCAGGGGCGGTGCACGATCTGGCAGGGCGGCTGGTCGTGCCGCCTTTCATCGACGGGCACATTCACCTCGACAAGAGTTTCCTGCCCGGCGACTGGCAGCCGCATCGAGCCTGCACCGGCGCGTTCGACGTTCGTGAGCGGGTTGCCTTCGAGAAAGCGGCGCTTGCCAATGCCCGTCCGGTGCGGGAACGCGCCATGGCGCTGGCCGAACTGGCTCTGGGCAATGGCACGCTTCACCTGCGGACCCATGCCGACGTCGACATGAAGGCGGGGCTTTCCAATGTGGAGGCCTTGCTGGACCTGCGCGAGGCCATGGCCGATGCGATGACGGTCCAGATCGTGGCATTCCCGCAGAGCGGCATCCTGTCCGATCCCGGAACGGCGGATCTGCTGTCGGCCGCGGTCGATGCTGGTGCGGACCTCGTCGGCGGTATCGATCCGGTCGGCTTCGACGGTGCGCAGGACGATCATCTGGATATCGTCTTCGGGATTGCTGACCGCAAGGGCGTGCCGATCGACATCCACCTGCACGATTTCGGCATGGTCGGCATAGCGCAGATTGAAGATATTGCGCAGCGTACCCAGGCGCTGGGTATGGGCGGCCGCGTGACGGTCAGCCACGCATATGCACTGGGCGACGTGCCGCTCGATGTGGCCCGCCGGACCGGAGCGCTGCTGGCGCGCGCCGGGGTTGCGATAATGACGAACGGACCGGGCCCGCAGCCATGCCCGCCGGTTGCGGCGCTGGCGCAGGAAGGCGTCCTGCTGTTTTCGGGAAGCGATAACGTGCGCGACGCCTGGTGGCCTTACGGTGACGCCGACATGCTGGAGAGGGCGATGATGGTCGGCTATCGCGCCGGGCTCTACACCGACAAGGAGCTCGAGCTCGCCTTTGCCATGGTGACGGGCAATGCCGCCCGCGCGCTTGGCCTGCGCGACTATGGATTGGCCGAAGGAATGCCAGCCGATTTCGTCGTCCTGAATGCGCAGAGCGTTGCGGAAGCGGTGGTCGCTCGCCCCAGGCAAAGAGAAATCTGGCGAGGCGGTTGCCGCATCGCCAGCGAAGAAAGGAAGATCGATGCAGAATAG
- a CDS encoding gamma-glutamyltransferase family protein: MQNSAWSRHGMMSAPHGAAAQAGRDILRAGGSAIEAMVAAAATIAVVYPHMNALGGDGFWLIHRPGEAPVAISGCGRSAMLATDSFYEGTSIPARGGPAALTVAGTISGWAEALSLMPKPGLPLRDLLAAAIAHAREGIIVTRSQHELTTAKVAELQPQPGFARTFMPGGKAPGHGEVLRQPELAATLERLAQAGLDDFYRGDIARSLAKGLEGAGSPLRLADLESQRAQRVAPLSVRCGKATLFNHPPPTQGVASLMILALMDRLALGERDSFAHVHAAVEATKRAFLLRDAHVGDPAFMAIDPRQWLEPAFLAQEAGRIDPARALPWPVEASTGDTIWMGAADRDGTVVSFIQSIFWEFGSGVVVDGTGVLWQNRGSSFTLTDGPNRLSPGRLPFHTLNPALALFDDGRVMSYGTMGGDGQPQTQAAIFSRYAFFGQGLQEAISAPRWLLGKTWGEESATLKLESRFPAALFDSLAGAGHRVERLPDYSDTMGHAGAVVAHGDGRFEGASDPRADGCAAPA; the protein is encoded by the coding sequence ATGCAGAATAGCGCCTGGAGCCGGCATGGCATGATGAGCGCACCGCATGGTGCGGCGGCGCAGGCCGGGCGCGATATCCTGCGTGCAGGGGGCAGTGCCATCGAGGCAATGGTGGCGGCTGCAGCGACGATCGCGGTTGTCTATCCCCACATGAATGCCCTTGGCGGGGATGGCTTCTGGCTCATTCATCGCCCCGGAGAAGCCCCCGTCGCCATCAGCGGGTGCGGCCGCTCGGCGATGCTCGCCACCGATTCATTCTACGAAGGCACCTCCATTCCCGCGCGCGGCGGACCGGCTGCACTGACAGTGGCAGGCACGATTTCCGGTTGGGCCGAAGCTCTTTCCCTCATGCCCAAGCCGGGCCTGCCGCTCCGCGACCTTCTCGCCGCGGCCATAGCCCATGCGCGCGAGGGGATCATCGTAACGCGCAGCCAACATGAACTGACCACGGCGAAGGTCGCTGAACTGCAACCCCAGCCCGGCTTTGCCAGGACATTCATGCCCGGCGGAAAGGCTCCGGGCCATGGTGAGGTGCTCAGGCAACCCGAACTGGCGGCAACGCTGGAACGGCTCGCGCAAGCGGGACTCGATGACTTCTACCGCGGGGACATCGCGCGCAGTCTGGCCAAGGGCCTCGAGGGCGCCGGGTCACCCTTGCGCCTTGCCGACCTGGAAAGCCAGCGAGCGCAGCGGGTCGCGCCCCTGTCGGTCCGCTGCGGCAAGGCGACCCTGTTTAATCATCCGCCGCCGACGCAAGGCGTTGCCTCGCTCATGATCCTCGCCCTGATGGACCGGCTTGCCCTGGGTGAGCGGGATAGCTTCGCCCATGTCCATGCCGCAGTCGAGGCGACCAAGCGTGCGTTTCTGTTGCGTGACGCCCACGTCGGCGATCCTGCCTTCATGGCGATCGATCCGCGCCAGTGGCTCGAGCCTGCCTTTCTCGCCCAGGAGGCGGGCCGGATCGACCCGGCGCGCGCCCTGCCTTGGCCGGTGGAGGCATCGACAGGCGATACCATCTGGATGGGGGCTGCGGACCGCGATGGAACGGTCGTCAGCTTTATTCAGAGCATATTCTGGGAATTCGGATCGGGGGTGGTCGTGGATGGCACCGGCGTGCTCTGGCAGAACCGGGGCAGCAGCTTCACCCTGACCGATGGGCCGAACCGCCTGTCTCCGGGACGCTTGCCATTTCACACGCTCAATCCCGCCCTCGCTCTGTTCGATGATGGCCGGGTGATGTCGTACGGAACGATGGGCGGGGACGGACAGCCCCAGACGCAGGCTGCCATCTTTTCCCGCTATGCCTTTTTCGGCCAGGGGCTTCAGGAGGCCATATCGGCGCCGCGCTGGCTTCTCGGCAAGACCTGGGGCGAGGAGTCGGCGACGCTCAAGCTGGAAAGCCGTTTTCCAGCGGCCCTGTTCGACAGCCTTGCCGGGGCAGGGCACCGTGTTGAGCGCTTGCCGGACTATTCGGACACAATGGGGCATGCAGGGGCGGTCGTCGCCCATGGCGACGGGCGGTTCGAGGGAGCGTCCGATCCGCGTGCAGATGGCTGCGCCGCACCCGCCTGA